Proteins encoded within one genomic window of Brachybacterium sp. P6-10-X1:
- a CDS encoding sulfatase-like hydrolase/transferase produces the protein MKEDFLPINSSNRPNVIVIFTDQQRWDSTGVHGNPLDLTPNFDQLARTGTHAVHAVTPHPVCGPARAAIQTGQYGTRTGCFRNAVPLPKTSRTLADYFGAAGYKTGYIGKWHLAGQEPVPTGQRGGYQSWLGSDALEFTSDAYRTIMFDDDDEPVSLPGYRSDALFDAAIRFVADHTDPSQSVDITTTGPGGPDEPDKQRAPFFLFCSVIEPHHQNEIDAFPAPTGYAEHYQGRWLPPDLAALASGEGATVHRHIGGYFGQIRRVDEGLGRLLDALRSTGLLENTIIAFTSDHGCHFKTRNAEYKRSCHDASIRVPLAMTGPGLSGGRRIDRPVSTIDLPPTLLDAAGLEVPTAMQGRSLMPLVIDPDGEAAADWPAEAFIQVSETEVGRALRTHRWKYYVTAPDADPWEQASSDHYVETALYDLHHDPYELHNLVGQASHRDVTGHLRQRLIDRMADAGENRPHVEPHGEVPDPLGQRQVDPNVHREAWRPTRFAHQPRLR, from the coding sequence ATGAAAGAGGATTTCTTGCCTATCAACAGTTCCAACCGACCGAACGTGATCGTCATCTTCACCGATCAGCAACGCTGGGACAGTACCGGGGTGCACGGTAACCCGCTGGACCTGACCCCGAACTTCGACCAGCTTGCCCGGACAGGGACGCATGCCGTCCACGCGGTCACGCCACATCCCGTGTGCGGACCTGCTCGCGCGGCCATTCAGACAGGGCAGTACGGCACGCGTACCGGATGCTTCCGCAACGCTGTTCCGTTACCTAAGACTTCGCGAACCCTCGCCGATTATTTCGGTGCTGCGGGGTACAAGACCGGCTACATCGGAAAATGGCATCTGGCAGGCCAAGAGCCGGTGCCGACCGGCCAACGTGGGGGTTACCAGTCATGGCTCGGATCCGACGCGCTTGAGTTCACCTCGGACGCGTACCGAACAATCATGTTCGATGACGACGACGAACCCGTCAGCCTGCCCGGCTACCGGTCCGACGCACTGTTCGATGCAGCGATACGGTTCGTCGCCGACCACACGGACCCCTCACAGAGCGTCGACATCACGACAACTGGCCCAGGCGGGCCAGACGAGCCCGACAAACAACGGGCACCATTCTTCCTATTCTGCTCGGTCATCGAGCCACATCACCAGAACGAGATCGACGCCTTTCCAGCACCGACTGGATACGCCGAGCACTATCAGGGCCGGTGGCTACCCCCGGACCTGGCTGCCTTGGCCTCCGGCGAGGGCGCCACGGTCCACCGTCATATCGGAGGCTACTTCGGGCAGATCCGGCGGGTCGACGAGGGCCTCGGGCGTCTACTCGATGCCCTGCGCAGCACCGGACTCTTGGAGAACACCATCATCGCGTTCACCTCGGACCACGGATGCCATTTCAAGACCCGCAACGCCGAGTACAAGCGCTCCTGCCACGACGCCTCGATCAGGGTCCCTCTCGCCATGACCGGCCCCGGTCTCAGCGGAGGTCGTCGCATTGATCGACCTGTGAGCACGATAGACCTGCCACCGACCCTGCTCGACGCCGCAGGACTCGAGGTGCCGACCGCGATGCAGGGGCGCTCCCTGATGCCACTAGTGATCGATCCCGACGGGGAAGCGGCCGCCGATTGGCCTGCGGAGGCCTTCATCCAGGTCAGCGAGACCGAGGTAGGACGTGCCCTCCGGACCCATCGCTGGAAGTATTACGTCACTGCTCCCGACGCCGACCCCTGGGAGCAAGCTTCGAGCGACCACTACGTGGAGACCGCCCTGTACGACCTACACCACGACCCCTACGAACTGCATAATCTCGTCGGGCAGGCCTCGCACAGGGACGTGACCGGGCACCTCCGACAAAGACTCATCGACCGAATGGCCGATGCCGGGGAGAACCGACCACATGTGGAGCCTCACGGCGAGGTCCCGGACCCCCTCGGCCAACGCCAGGTCGATCCCAACGTGCATCGAGAGGCCTGGCGACCCACGAGGTTCGCACACCAGCCACGATTGCGCTGA
- a CDS encoding MerR family transcriptional regulator, with translation MAWSTSQLADLAGTTVKTLRHYHAVGLLEEPGRATNGYKQYGTPHLVRLLQIKRLRELGMSLADIAKAGESDDSYAEVLRGLDTQLADSISRQQAVRAELGILLALRTGVDVPAGFESVAGSLTPADRAMMMISTALYDEQGIRDLRLITADHQEADEVFNSLAADADGDTVRAVAAKLAPVLRTIHDRYPSTVNAPVAAGNREGESRRALRQAVTDLYNPAQVEVLRQAYRLALQDAERAGPTPG, from the coding sequence ATGGCCTGGAGCACGAGCCAGCTTGCCGACCTGGCAGGGACGACCGTGAAGACGTTGCGGCACTATCACGCAGTAGGGCTGCTCGAGGAGCCCGGACGAGCGACGAACGGATACAAGCAGTACGGCACGCCCCACCTGGTGCGGCTACTGCAGATCAAGCGGCTGCGGGAGCTGGGGATGTCTCTCGCCGACATCGCGAAAGCTGGGGAGTCCGACGACAGCTACGCCGAAGTCCTGCGCGGGCTCGATACTCAGTTGGCCGACTCCATCTCACGACAGCAGGCCGTCCGCGCCGAGCTGGGCATTCTGCTGGCCCTCCGGACTGGGGTCGACGTTCCTGCCGGCTTCGAATCGGTGGCGGGGAGTCTCACGCCGGCGGACCGGGCGATGATGATGATTAGCACTGCGCTGTACGACGAGCAGGGCATTCGGGACCTGCGCCTCATCACGGCCGATCACCAGGAAGCGGACGAGGTGTTCAACTCCTTGGCAGCCGATGCGGACGGAGACACCGTACGTGCCGTCGCCGCGAAGCTTGCACCGGTGCTGCGCACCATTCATGACCGCTACCCCAGCACGGTGAATGCACCCGTCGCAGCGGGGAACCGTGAGGGCGAATCGAGGCGGGCCCTTCGTCAGGCCGTGACCGACCTCTACAACCCTGCTCAGGTCGAGGTCCTTCGCCAGGCATACCGCCTTGCACTCCAGGATGCCGAGCGGGCGGGCCCGACACCTGGCTGA
- a CDS encoding HNH endonuclease, which produces MNPEQLLSSIQAVIGLLLDHPWILLSIAVVTLVALGLASPVGGATEIRDPRRTFTAAERREAFERAGLRCEHKPLLWHRCTNTPTQGDHIYPWSRGGRTAMSNQQALCPFHNSRKSGSVPTRMYILRLQLRRRRYFPGDVSPRVEWRFSAAG; this is translated from the coding sequence ATGAACCCCGAACAGCTTCTGTCATCGATCCAAGCCGTTATCGGCCTGCTCCTGGATCACCCCTGGATCCTGCTGTCGATCGCCGTAGTCACGCTGGTAGCCCTCGGACTCGCCTCACCCGTCGGCGGAGCAACCGAGATCCGCGACCCGCGACGCACATTCACGGCCGCGGAGCGGCGAGAGGCGTTTGAACGGGCGGGCCTGCGCTGCGAGCACAAGCCCCTGCTCTGGCATCGCTGCACGAACACCCCCACCCAGGGCGACCACATCTACCCCTGGTCCAGAGGCGGGCGCACGGCCATGAGCAACCAGCAGGCCCTGTGCCCTTTCCACAACTCCCGCAAATCGGGCTCGGTGCCGACCCGGATGTACATCTTGCGGCTGCAACTGCGCCGTCGCCGCTACTTCCCAGGCGACGTCTCCCCGCGGGTCGAATGGCGCTTCAGCGCTGCGGGATGA
- a CDS encoding S9 family peptidase, producing MNSTIKTKRRLEAEELFADPAFTSPTISPDGTLIAYLAPAHGRRNIWVRGIDEEHEDARCITHDARRGISTYFFTEDPPWLLYLQDTDGNEDWHLYRVDLHSPDAPAVDLTPMPPGSRVFAAEMLRSRPGCVLATMNRRPAFLDTYLIDVSTGESTLHHEQSEPAQNLLLDGNGEAAFLARVTEDGDTEFSAIDPVTGELRELILISGADHPMGVEIQQSTPDGTGLVLGSYLDGDDLQLVRIERESAEVSVLAGVEGWNLDILSVLAPGVLPPTLFTDRRTGAILAARFTGPRPRIEIVDPEFAEVHAVLAELSDGVLGSLSSDVSGQRWVATFLSDRDPHVAWFHDRTTGESRRLFRPYPHLDPADLAPMEPVELTARDGLALHAFLTLPPGIPPQGLPLVLEVHGGPWVHDSWGYSPQAQFLASRGYAVLQVNFRGSSGYGRRHTRAGIGEFAGAMHEDLLDAVDWAIAQGIAEPERVGILGSSYGGYAALVGAAFTPERFAAAVDIVGIADLASFIRSLPPVSRPYLRSNWLTYVGDPEDPVQEEDMRARSPLTHVDRITTPLLIAHGANDARVPREESDTIVASLRERGVTAQYLLADDEGHGFANPENQIRLQQAIAEHFATHLG from the coding sequence GTGAACAGCACCATAAAGACCAAGCGACGTCTCGAGGCCGAGGAGCTCTTTGCCGATCCCGCCTTCACCTCCCCCACGATCTCCCCGGACGGCACCTTGATCGCCTACCTCGCCCCCGCCCACGGGAGGCGCAACATCTGGGTGCGCGGAATCGACGAGGAGCACGAGGACGCGCGCTGCATCACCCATGACGCCAGGCGCGGGATCTCGACCTACTTCTTCACTGAGGACCCGCCCTGGCTGCTGTACCTCCAGGACACCGACGGTAACGAGGACTGGCACCTGTACCGCGTCGATCTGCACTCCCCGGACGCCCCGGCCGTCGACCTCACACCGATGCCGCCGGGATCGCGGGTGTTCGCAGCGGAGATGCTGCGCTCCCGGCCAGGGTGCGTGCTCGCGACCATGAATCGTCGGCCCGCCTTCCTGGACACCTACTTGATCGATGTCTCCACCGGTGAGAGCACCCTCCATCACGAGCAGTCAGAGCCGGCGCAGAACCTGCTTCTGGACGGTAACGGAGAGGCTGCATTCCTCGCCCGAGTCACGGAGGACGGAGACACCGAGTTCTCGGCGATCGACCCCGTCACCGGGGAGCTCCGTGAGCTGATCCTGATCTCGGGCGCGGACCATCCGATGGGGGTGGAGATCCAGCAATCAACACCGGACGGCACCGGGCTCGTACTCGGCAGCTATCTAGACGGCGATGACCTGCAGCTGGTGCGGATTGAACGCGAGAGTGCAGAGGTGAGCGTGCTCGCTGGGGTGGAGGGCTGGAACCTCGACATCCTCAGCGTGCTGGCCCCGGGTGTGCTGCCGCCGACGCTGTTCACCGACCGCCGCACCGGAGCGATCCTCGCCGCCCGCTTCACCGGTCCCCGTCCGCGCATCGAGATCGTCGACCCGGAATTCGCCGAGGTCCACGCCGTGCTCGCCGAGCTGTCCGACGGAGTCCTCGGCTCCTTGTCCTCGGACGTATCGGGGCAGCGCTGGGTCGCAACCTTCCTCAGCGACCGCGACCCGCACGTCGCCTGGTTCCACGACCGCACCACCGGCGAGAGCCGCCGCCTGTTCCGCCCCTACCCGCATCTGGATCCCGCAGACCTCGCCCCGATGGAGCCGGTCGAACTGACCGCCCGGGACGGTCTGGCCCTGCACGCGTTCCTCACGCTCCCGCCCGGGATCCCGCCCCAGGGGCTGCCGCTCGTGCTCGAGGTCCACGGCGGGCCCTGGGTGCATGACAGCTGGGGGTACAGCCCGCAGGCTCAGTTCCTCGCCAGTCGCGGGTATGCAGTACTGCAGGTGAACTTCCGCGGCTCCTCCGGGTACGGGCGCAGGCACACCCGCGCGGGGATCGGAGAGTTCGCCGGGGCAATGCACGAGGACCTGCTGGACGCGGTGGACTGGGCGATCGCGCAGGGAATCGCCGAACCGGAGCGCGTGGGAATATTGGGTTCCTCCTACGGCGGCTACGCCGCCCTGGTCGGTGCGGCATTCACCCCCGAGCGCTTCGCCGCGGCCGTGGACATCGTCGGCATCGCCGACCTGGCGAGCTTCATCCGGAGCCTGCCCCCAGTCAGCCGCCCCTATCTGCGCAGCAACTGGCTCACCTACGTCGGCGATCCCGAGGACCCGGTGCAGGAGGAGGACATGCGTGCCCGCTCTCCGCTCACCCACGTCGACCGGATCACCACTCCCCTGCTGATCGCCCACGGCGCGAACGACGCCAGGGTCCCGCGCGAGGAGTCCGACACCATCGTCGCCTCGCTGCGCGAGCGCGGCGTCACGGCCCAGTACCTGTTGGCCGACGACGAGGGGCACGGCTTCGCCAACCCGGAGAACCAGATCCGCCTTCAGCAGGCGATCGCAGAGCACTTCGCGACCCACCTGGGGTGA
- the ssb gene encoding single-stranded DNA-binding protein — protein MASDNSITFVGQLTADPELRHTKKKIAVASFTIARNDRFFDKESEEWVDGDPTFLRCSLWREYGENFAESVGKGDRVFVTGKLQQNEFTDKEGNERITLELNVEEAGPALRFATAEVTRRKGNGNKSGASKPKAKASASAKADSGDDDSGDDDFDF, from the coding sequence ATGGCTTCGGACAACAGCATCACGTTCGTCGGGCAGCTCACTGCCGACCCTGAGCTGCGGCACACCAAGAAGAAGATCGCGGTCGCGTCGTTCACCATCGCCCGCAACGATCGGTTCTTCGACAAGGAGTCCGAGGAGTGGGTGGACGGCGATCCGACGTTCCTGCGCTGCTCGCTGTGGCGGGAGTATGGCGAGAACTTCGCCGAGTCGGTCGGCAAGGGCGACCGCGTGTTCGTCACTGGCAAGCTCCAGCAGAACGAGTTCACCGACAAGGAGGGCAACGAGCGCATCACCCTCGAGCTGAACGTCGAGGAGGCCGGACCGGCGCTGCGGTTCGCCACCGCCGAGGTGACCCGCCGCAAGGGCAACGGCAACAAGTCCGGTGCCTCCAAGCCGAAGGCCAAGGCCAGCGCCTCCGCCAAGGCGGACTCCGGCGACGACGACTCGGGTGACGACGACTTCGACTTCTGA
- a CDS encoding PHP domain-containing protein — translation MSSARFVHLHTHSEYSDFDGLSSVRRLVDAASADDQGAVAITDHGRLASLAALRTACEKVGDVKPIPGIEAYIVVAGTRHEPGTIEVAADSDDLDAEGSASHGTQARTKTKKYEHLTILARTRQGLVNLIEMSNVSQETKSGTHPLIDYELLARYGEGLIVLTGCIGGPVAGPLSRITGEDPEADAAERARAQSNLEALINAVGRENVYVELADHGQAAQECALAGLYEIAERNDLPAVVANDSHYVAEDEQTVHEAHMALGQKRTVTSENRYRFAGEGQFFRTGAQMRALRPDDPRWQAGCDETVAIAERIEDDLFPEPRLRVPSFPIPAEYRRRYEAGDVKHYPVPSVAAEGTRALTFSYFMHRVHAGATTRWGEALPDEHAARIKFELSVICRLGVMDYFLLVADLIAWARSDWTAGDWIARHDTGEVPEQRERKQPISVGPGRGSAPGSAISYAFQIVGVDPIEGGLLFERFLDLERTEMPDIDVDFERERREEVIEYLSVRYGHDNVCQLGMHGTNKTKRALDSAGRYLEIPVTAVAEVKKSLPADSENLSLLLDPDPPDTASMSAKDAAAALERHASGQALRDHVDSADEQIQQMVRYAAVLEGVVVSPGKHPCGVVVADQNLMPLVPMRLDKGEWVTEWDGGAIADFGLLKMDVLGLRNLDIAQAAHDNALAEHGDEVDFDLTTLRLDGPRAEATWELLGRGDSTGVFQLESEGMRELLTTARPRTLDDLAALIAAYRPGPMSAGMHTDWAQRAGGHAPVSYDALTNDPAEQEVIASVLDPSQGVILFQEQMMRLGKIVGKFDAARANNLRRAISKKKQELIDSLRADFITGAQREGVGEDGVTPIPAFSKATAERLWTAFEGSGSYAFNKCIRACTELRTANRTWTVGELYEKIHGTGHYDRWVCACGKDKAPGRRVCTTCESWVKKFHRDAPSDKANRGGFRVLAYDFTDGRIRPKRVRDVHFNGAREILEISTDSGRKIGVTANHRLMGADRAWIEAGMLKVGDELTMHGGFEQQHFSEFRTTTGSRRAGGQVYAPGADNAGYVDGGFARLKAWTTATAATATCERPGEHQGRLERAHLDGNRTHNDPSNLEWMCVRHHKMHDYRHNGRKRQWGVGHAAVVETITAIRVLPPEPVYDLEMDDAGHNFIADGFVSHNSHTTAYGVIAYQTAYLKANWPAEFGAAVLRFTDSGTDKAHLRVATIRSLRGEGIEVMAPDINTSDEHTVARSGKVWLGLGEIKGVGSIASEIVAERTRSGAYSSMADVATRVHVPATGEGGKRKSVTSAQLSALAQAGAFDSFGGFRLGHVIASRAVAKDPDVRVPDMEYSVLEKAARQRGAILAVTGTHPTKALSRQIAALYQRGPDDDAAAKPPRGLHNLPGEDGARVHTGGVVSAFTERLTRKGTWMVTLELENSHSSIGCVGFADVHADLKEIGMPGPGDLVEIHGRVRLREVEREVVDETTGETSTETSVEHSIFLSGLEYMDVDDPDRDADGDPELAVGRMLADGIAAPASPPSRPGGAETDSSPDRTGGLGEEELEPLTSPSGGTGGKAPQPPGRPHAVTSPERGRATATAHAPSAGGDGVEVADLAEVASSTPWARLATMLADATGEEFELAAPRPAKLASGGVGSVMRLETAHGGVKSPPTLRGRLADLAAAGRLPVLISTPRLRCVVIDPRTWRDQLQAMTDAIHSGAIDPATTSIDAPAASPARAS, via the coding sequence GTGAGCAGCGCTAGGTTCGTCCACCTCCACACCCACTCGGAGTACTCCGACTTCGACGGCCTGTCCTCGGTGCGGCGTCTGGTCGACGCGGCGTCGGCGGACGATCAAGGGGCGGTTGCGATCACCGATCACGGGCGGCTGGCCTCCCTGGCCGCGCTGCGGACCGCCTGCGAGAAGGTCGGGGACGTCAAGCCGATCCCCGGCATCGAGGCGTACATCGTGGTGGCCGGGACCCGGCACGAGCCGGGCACCATCGAGGTCGCCGCCGACTCCGACGATCTCGACGCCGAGGGCTCCGCCTCCCACGGGACCCAGGCGCGGACCAAGACGAAGAAGTACGAGCACCTGACGATCCTGGCCCGCACCCGCCAGGGCCTGGTGAACCTGATCGAGATGTCCAACGTCTCCCAGGAGACCAAGTCCGGCACGCACCCGCTGATCGACTACGAGCTGCTGGCCCGCTACGGCGAAGGGCTGATCGTGCTGACCGGCTGCATCGGGGGACCGGTGGCCGGGCCCCTGTCACGCATCACCGGCGAGGACCCCGAGGCCGACGCCGCCGAGCGGGCCCGCGCCCAGTCCAACCTCGAGGCGCTGATCAACGCGGTCGGCCGCGAGAACGTGTACGTCGAGCTCGCCGACCACGGACAGGCCGCCCAGGAATGCGCGCTGGCGGGCCTGTACGAGATCGCCGAGCGCAACGATCTGCCGGCAGTGGTCGCCAACGATTCCCACTACGTCGCCGAAGACGAGCAGACCGTGCATGAGGCCCATATGGCGCTGGGGCAGAAGCGCACCGTGACCAGCGAGAACCGTTACCGGTTCGCCGGAGAGGGCCAGTTCTTCCGCACCGGCGCCCAGATGCGCGCCCTCCGCCCCGACGACCCGCGGTGGCAGGCCGGCTGCGACGAAACGGTGGCCATCGCCGAGCGGATCGAGGACGATCTGTTCCCCGAACCGAGGCTGCGGGTGCCGTCCTTCCCGATCCCCGCCGAGTACCGGCGCCGCTACGAGGCCGGGGACGTGAAGCACTACCCGGTGCCGTCTGTCGCCGCCGAGGGCACGAGGGCGCTCACGTTCTCCTATTTCATGCACCGCGTCCATGCCGGCGCCACGACGCGGTGGGGCGAGGCTCTGCCGGATGAGCACGCCGCGCGGATCAAGTTCGAGCTGTCGGTCATCTGCCGCCTCGGGGTGATGGACTACTTCCTGCTGGTCGCGGACCTGATTGCCTGGGCCCGCTCCGACTGGACCGCCGGGGACTGGATCGCCCGCCACGACACCGGCGAGGTGCCCGAGCAGCGCGAGCGCAAGCAGCCGATCAGCGTCGGCCCGGGGCGCGGCTCCGCCCCCGGATCCGCCATTTCCTACGCCTTTCAGATCGTCGGCGTGGACCCGATCGAGGGCGGGCTGCTGTTCGAGCGGTTCCTGGACCTCGAGCGCACCGAGATGCCCGACATCGACGTCGACTTCGAGCGGGAACGGCGCGAGGAGGTGATCGAGTACCTCTCGGTCCGCTACGGCCACGACAACGTGTGCCAGCTGGGCATGCACGGCACCAACAAGACCAAGCGCGCCCTCGACTCCGCCGGACGCTACCTCGAGATCCCCGTGACCGCCGTGGCCGAGGTGAAAAAGTCCCTGCCCGCCGACAGCGAGAACCTCTCGCTGCTGCTGGATCCCGACCCGCCCGACACGGCGTCGATGAGCGCCAAGGATGCCGCCGCGGCGCTCGAACGGCACGCCTCCGGCCAGGCCCTGCGCGACCACGTCGACTCGGCCGACGAGCAGATCCAGCAGATGGTCCGGTACGCGGCCGTGCTCGAAGGCGTGGTCGTCTCTCCCGGCAAGCATCCCTGCGGCGTCGTCGTCGCCGACCAGAACCTGATGCCGCTGGTGCCGATGCGGCTGGACAAGGGCGAATGGGTCACCGAATGGGACGGAGGGGCGATCGCCGACTTCGGGCTGTTGAAGATGGACGTGCTGGGACTGCGCAACCTCGACATCGCCCAAGCCGCCCACGACAACGCCCTCGCCGAGCACGGCGACGAGGTCGACTTCGACCTGACGACCCTGCGCCTGGACGGGCCGCGCGCCGAGGCGACCTGGGAGCTGCTGGGCCGCGGCGATTCCACCGGCGTGTTCCAGCTGGAATCCGAGGGGATGCGGGAACTGCTGACCACCGCCCGGCCGCGCACGCTCGATGACCTGGCCGCGCTGATCGCCGCCTACCGGCCCGGGCCGATGAGCGCCGGGATGCACACCGATTGGGCCCAGCGCGCCGGCGGCCACGCACCCGTCTCCTACGACGCGCTCACGAACGATCCCGCCGAGCAGGAGGTCATCGCCTCGGTGCTGGACCCCTCCCAGGGCGTGATCCTGTTCCAGGAGCAGATGATGCGCCTGGGCAAGATCGTCGGGAAGTTCGACGCCGCACGCGCCAACAACCTCCGCCGGGCGATCTCGAAGAAGAAGCAGGAGCTGATCGACTCGCTGCGGGCCGACTTCATCACCGGAGCCCAGAGAGAGGGCGTCGGCGAGGACGGCGTCACGCCCATCCCCGCATTCTCGAAGGCCACTGCGGAGCGACTGTGGACCGCGTTCGAGGGGTCGGGTAGTTACGCTTTCAATAAGTGCATTCGGGCCTGTACCGAGCTGCGTACCGCGAACCGGACGTGGACGGTGGGGGAGCTGTACGAGAAGATCCACGGCACCGGCCACTACGACAGGTGGGTGTGCGCCTGCGGCAAGGATAAAGCCCCTGGTCGGCGAGTCTGCACCACCTGCGAGTCGTGGGTAAAGAAGTTCCATCGCGACGCACCTTCCGATAAGGCGAATCGGGGCGGGTTCAGAGTGCTTGCGTACGACTTCACCGACGGCCGCATTCGCCCCAAGCGCGTCAGGGACGTCCACTTCAACGGGGCCCGCGAAATCCTCGAGATCTCCACGGACTCGGGGCGCAAGATCGGGGTGACTGCAAACCACCGGCTCATGGGCGCCGACCGCGCCTGGATCGAGGCGGGGATGCTCAAGGTCGGCGATGAGCTGACCATGCACGGTGGCTTCGAACAGCAGCACTTCTCCGAGTTCCGGACAACGACAGGGTCACGGCGTGCTGGCGGGCAGGTCTACGCACCGGGAGCCGACAACGCCGGTTACGTCGATGGCGGCTTCGCCCGCCTGAAGGCCTGGACCACGGCCACCGCCGCGACGGCGACCTGCGAGCGTCCAGGTGAGCACCAGGGACGCCTCGAACGGGCGCACCTGGACGGGAACCGGACGCACAATGATCCGTCGAACCTCGAGTGGATGTGCGTGCGACACCACAAGATGCACGACTACCGTCACAACGGGCGCAAGCGACAGTGGGGCGTCGGGCACGCGGCGGTCGTCGAGACGATCACCGCGATCCGCGTCCTACCGCCGGAGCCGGTCTACGACCTCGAGATGGACGATGCCGGGCACAACTTCATCGCCGACGGGTTCGTCTCCCACAACTCCCACACCACGGCGTACGGGGTGATCGCCTACCAGACCGCCTACCTGAAGGCGAACTGGCCGGCCGAGTTCGGGGCCGCCGTGCTGCGGTTCACCGACTCCGGCACCGACAAGGCGCACCTGCGGGTGGCGACCATCCGATCGCTGCGCGGTGAGGGCATCGAGGTGATGGCCCCGGACATCAACACCTCCGACGAGCACACCGTCGCCCGGTCAGGGAAGGTGTGGCTCGGGCTGGGCGAGATCAAGGGCGTCGGGTCGATCGCCTCCGAGATCGTCGCCGAGCGCACCCGGTCCGGTGCCTATTCGTCGATGGCCGATGTCGCCACCCGCGTTCACGTGCCCGCCACCGGTGAGGGCGGCAAGCGCAAGTCGGTCACCAGTGCCCAGCTGTCGGCGCTGGCGCAGGCCGGGGCGTTCGATTCCTTCGGCGGGTTCCGGCTCGGGCATGTGATCGCCTCCCGCGCCGTGGCCAAGGATCCGGACGTGCGGGTCCCGGACATGGAGTACTCGGTCCTGGAGAAGGCGGCACGGCAACGCGGGGCGATCCTGGCCGTGACCGGTACCCACCCCACCAAGGCGCTGTCGCGGCAGATCGCCGCCTTGTACCAGCGGGGCCCGGACGATGACGCCGCCGCGAAGCCGCCGCGGGGCCTGCACAATCTGCCCGGCGAGGACGGGGCGCGGGTCCATACCGGCGGGGTCGTCTCTGCGTTCACGGAACGGCTGACCCGCAAGGGCACGTGGATGGTCACGCTGGAGCTGGAGAACTCCCACTCCTCGATCGGCTGCGTCGGGTTCGCCGATGTCCACGCCGACCTCAAGGAGATCGGGATGCCGGGGCCCGGTGATCTGGTCGAGATCCACGGGCGGGTGCGGCTGCGCGAGGTGGAGCGCGAGGTGGTCGACGAGACCACGGGTGAGACCAGTACCGAGACGTCTGTCGAGCATTCGATCTTCCTGTCCGGCCTGGAGTACATGGATGTCGATGACCCGGACCGGGACGCCGATGGGGACCCGGAGCTGGCCGTGGGGCGGATGCTCGCCGACGGCATCGCGGCTCCTGCGTCGCCTCCAAGCCGTCCCGGGGGAGCGGAGACCGACAGCAGCCCCGACCGCACTGGCGGGCTGGGGGAGGAGGAGCTCGAACCACTCACCTCCCCGTCCGGCGGCACCGGCGGAAAGGCACCGCAGCCTCCCGGCCGCCCACATGCCGTCACCTCCCCCGAGCGCGGGCGTGCCACAGCGACCGCTCACGCGCCCTCGGCAGGGGGCGACGGTGTCGAGGTCGCCGACCTGGCCGAGGTGGCCTCCAGCACGCCGTGGGCACGCCTGGCCACGATGCTGGCCGACGCCACCGGCGAGGAGTTCGAACTGGCGGCCCCGCGCCCCGCGAAGCTTGCCTCTGGAGGGGTCGGCTCCGTCATGCGGCTGGAGACCGCACACGGCGGCGTGAAGTCACCCCCGACGCTGCGGGGGCGCCTGGCCGATCTAGCCGCCGCCGGACGCCTGCCGGTGCTGATCTCCACCCCGAGACTGCGCTGTGTCGTCATCGACCCCCGCACCTGGCGCGACCAACTGCAGGCGATGACAGATGCGATCCATTCCGGCGCCATCGACCCGGCCACGACCAGCATCGATGCCCCAGCGGCGTCGCCTGCCCGCGCGAGCTGA